In one Haloplanus salinus genomic region, the following are encoded:
- a CDS encoding sodium:solute symporter family protein translates to MTATIVVALYFLGMLGVGAYAASRTEYNPADYYIADRKLGTLVLTFTLVATVFSAWTFFGVGAAARGSGAGVFGFVALTAPLYALFFAVVGTRVNRLGRDLDVLTPVEYLEKRYQSSMVGTVYLLVSLIFLTAFVATQVIGGAIALDLLLDVPYEVAVLLIGAFMLVYIHIAGMRGVAWSDLVQGTVMFVTLAGAFGVVLATVGGDGIVSRVTTAASPAVFALPGPTGTWTPAFLLSFAAFFILGVPAYPQVYQRYLGAKSTKILKKSAYLFPAIALPVYFLAAALGVWSLGVVGNPPNADYAIPLMIQELTSPVVFGVALAAGVAALMSTADSVLLSLSSMVSRDFYCRHVDPDASEAREVRVSQVALVALLAVSLGVAYVQPAGVFTLGSFAVAGFAACAPALFLGLVWPKATSEAAALSMLLGVTVMTLFVAGVVDGAITGGLHYGFVGSVVSLLSFVLISVVTDSPSDITYVFAD, encoded by the coding sequence ATGACGGCGACCATCGTCGTCGCTCTGTACTTCCTCGGGATGCTGGGGGTCGGCGCGTACGCCGCGAGCCGCACGGAGTACAATCCCGCCGACTACTACATCGCCGACCGAAAGCTGGGAACGCTGGTGTTGACGTTCACGCTCGTCGCAACCGTCTTTTCCGCGTGGACGTTCTTCGGCGTCGGGGCCGCAGCGCGCGGGAGCGGAGCGGGCGTGTTCGGGTTCGTCGCGCTGACCGCGCCGCTGTACGCGCTCTTTTTCGCGGTCGTCGGGACGCGCGTGAATCGACTCGGTCGTGATTTGGACGTCCTGACGCCGGTGGAGTACCTGGAGAAACGGTACCAGTCGTCGATGGTCGGCACGGTGTATCTGCTCGTCTCGCTGATCTTTCTCACCGCCTTCGTCGCGACACAGGTGATCGGGGGGGCGATCGCGCTCGACCTCCTGTTGGACGTGCCCTACGAGGTGGCCGTCCTGCTTATCGGCGCGTTCATGCTCGTGTACATCCACATCGCCGGGATGCGCGGCGTCGCGTGGTCGGACCTGGTTCAGGGAACGGTGATGTTCGTCACGCTCGCCGGCGCGTTCGGCGTCGTCTTGGCGACGGTCGGCGGCGACGGGATCGTCTCGCGGGTGACGACGGCCGCCTCACCGGCGGTCTTTGCGCTTCCGGGGCCGACCGGCACCTGGACGCCGGCGTTCCTGCTTTCCTTCGCCGCATTCTTCATTCTCGGCGTGCCGGCGTACCCGCAGGTGTATCAACGCTATCTCGGCGCGAAGAGCACGAAGATCCTCAAGAAGTCCGCGTATCTGTTTCCCGCCATCGCGCTCCCGGTCTACTTCCTGGCCGCCGCGCTGGGTGTCTGGTCGCTCGGCGTCGTCGGAAACCCGCCGAACGCGGACTACGCCATCCCGCTTATGATTCAGGAGTTGACCTCCCCGGTCGTGTTCGGCGTCGCCCTCGCGGCCGGCGTTGCTGCGTTGATGTCGACGGCCGACTCGGTGCTGTTGTCGCTCTCCTCGATGGTCTCTCGGGACTTCTACTGTCGACACGTCGATCCGGACGCCAGCGAGGCGCGTGAGGTGCGGGTCTCACAGGTTGCGCTCGTTGCGCTCCTCGCGGTGTCGCTCGGGGTGGCATACGTCCAGCCCGCGGGCGTCTTCACCCTCGGGTCGTTTGCCGTCGCCGGGTTCGCCGCCTGTGCGCCGGCGCTCTTCCTCGGACTCGTGTGGCCCAAGGCGACGAGCGAAGCAGCCGCGCTCTCGATGCTGCTTGGGGTCACCGTCATGACGCTCTTCGTCGCCGGCGTCGTCGACGGCGCCATCACCGGGGGACTGCACTACGGCTTCGTCGGATCCGTCGTCAGCCTCCTGTCGTTCGTCCTGATTTCGGTCGTCACCGACTCGCCGTCCGATATTACCTACGTGTTTGCCGACTGA
- a CDS encoding DUF1289 domain-containing protein, producing MTSSPCVGVCDPESGVRVARTRTLEDIATRAAMTEAERIERMQELDVPDGGGA from the coding sequence ATGACTAGCAGCCCGTGCGTCGGGGTGTGCGACCCCGAGAGCGGCGTCCGTGTCGCCCGTACCCGCACGCTGGAAGATATCGCGACGCGGGCCGCGATGACCGAAGCGGAGCGGATCGAGCGGATGCAGGAACTCGACGTGCCGGACGGGGGCGGCGCGTAA
- a CDS encoding rhomboid family intramembrane serine protease: protein MRESRDGAWDATSAADAESSGVVPRTTALGERSPTVETALVATAVFVLQYPLALLGLVGSLALDPGFLRDPWTLLTSVYAHAGPGHLLGNLLGLALFGGLVERASSRARFHAFVVLTGALSGLAEVTLGGLGTLAPRAVVGISGAVFALLGYAITVNGLADRLLRALDRATERRGAVTVGLVGLAVVVAIVTAGPRTAVVGHATGLAIGLFAGRARLLHVRPR from the coding sequence ATGCGCGAGTCACGAGACGGAGCGTGGGACGCCACCTCGGCCGCCGACGCCGAGTCCAGCGGGGTTGTCCCGCGGACGACGGCGCTCGGCGAGCGCAGTCCGACCGTCGAGACGGCGCTCGTCGCCACGGCCGTCTTTGTACTCCAGTATCCGCTCGCCCTGCTCGGACTCGTCGGTTCCCTCGCGCTCGATCCGGGCTTCCTCCGTGACCCTTGGACGCTCCTCACGAGCGTGTACGCCCACGCGGGTCCCGGCCACCTCCTCGGCAACCTGCTCGGCCTCGCCCTGTTCGGCGGCCTCGTCGAACGGGCGAGCTCCCGCGCCCGGTTCCACGCGTTCGTCGTCCTGACCGGCGCGCTGTCGGGCCTCGCCGAGGTGACGCTCGGGGGGCTCGGGACGCTCGCTCCCAGGGCGGTGGTGGGCATCTCCGGCGCCGTGTTCGCGCTGCTCGGCTACGCGATTACGGTCAACGGCCTCGCCGACCGACTGCTGCGGGCGCTGGATCGGGCGACCGAACGGCGGGGCGCCGTCACGGTCGGGCTGGTGGGGCTGGCCGTCGTGGTGGCCATCGTCACCGCAGGACCCCGGACCGCCGTCGTCGGCCACGCGACCGGGCTGGCGATCGGTCTCTTCGCCGGGCGAGCTCGGCTGCTCCACGTTCGGCCGCGGTGA